A window of the Henckelia pumila isolate YLH828 chromosome 3, ASM3356847v2, whole genome shotgun sequence genome harbors these coding sequences:
- the LOC140891784 gene encoding uncharacterized protein, with translation MCMYFFSLESKSMEQPKNNSSNNENVIDSSSSSSLSSSCDESEDLQRLEHAPPFWRTKKRLSKQLSMCEIPRDMAWERRRRQFLSQERRRNGINNDEVITDEDMNELKGCIELGFGFNEEDGQRLCPTIPALDLYFAVNRQFSSTSPISSPASSISGSTSSSATSLGARSSSFGSRTSFSDSWRICSPGDDPQQVKTKLRHWAQAVACSLMQSPPS, from the exons ATGTGCATGTACTTTTTTAGTTTAGAATCAAAGTCGATGGAACAGCCGAAAAATAATTCATCAAATAATGAGAATGTCATCGATTCTTCGTCGTCGTCATCGTTATCCTCGTCTTGCGACGAAAGCGAGGATTTGCAACGTTTAGAGCACGCGCCGCCCTTCTGGAGGACGAAGAAACGGCTATCGAAACAACTCTCGATGTGCGAAATACCACGTGACATGGCGTGGGAGAGGCGCCGTCGTCAATTCCTGAGCCAAGAGAGGCGTCGGAACGGGATAAATAACGACGAGGTGATCACGGATGAGGACATGAATGAATTGAAGGGTTGCATAGAATTAGGGTTTGGATTCAATGAAGAAGATGGGCAGAGGCTATGTCCCACTATTCCCGCATTGGACCTCTACTTTGCTGTGAACCGCCAGTTTTCTAGTACTAGTCCCATCTCAAGCCCAGCTAGCAGTATTAGTGGCTCCACCTCGTCCTCGGCGACGTCCCTCGGTGCCCGATCATCGTCGTTCGGGAGCCGGACGAGCTTTTCCGATTCATGGAGGATTTGTAGTCCTG GTGACGATCCTCAACAAGTAAAGACAAAGTTGAGGCATTGGGCACAAGCTGTGGCTTGTTCTCTCATGCAATCCCCTCCCTCTTGA